One Branchiostoma floridae strain S238N-H82 chromosome 1, Bfl_VNyyK, whole genome shotgun sequence genomic region harbors:
- the LOC118420467 gene encoding hepatocyte nuclear factor 3-beta-like, with protein MLSAPKGYPTGTTMNTMGMNTMSSMGGMNHASYTGTGPVNPGAYSASAYSGTMNGMGTGYPAAGGMGGLQSYPAGSVNAMGTMQTMNNMALNRNAIAEREKAYRRSYTHAKPPYSYISLITMSIQSSPNKMVTLAEIYQFIMDLFPYYRQNQQRWQNSIRHSLSFNDCFVKVPRTPDRPGKGSYWTLHPEAGNMFENGCYLRRQKRFKCEKKLAMKMAQQQAARDTPNPGTENSAVSPTTTAEPASTPTTTSNGASTLQPLQPINTPSPNPQEQQQHQHHQHQHQQQHQQQPQVQTTQPQDMQQHAQQHQGLPARPIPQQSSLPMSMGGYFSPEHLRAAHGFTHPFSISNLMSQEHKPDLKEYAAMGYSGYNSMSPTGVPKTTMSMDSMGTDYYQGYVPQHSQPSSL; from the coding sequence ATGCTGTCTGCACCGAAGGGATACCCGACAGGGACCACGATGAACACGATGGGGATGAACACCATGTCGAGCATGGGAGGGATGAACCACGCGTCGTACACGGGCACGGGACCCGTCAACCCCGGGGCCTACTCAGCCTCGGCCTACTCAGGGACCATGAACGGCATGGGCACGGGTTACCCGGCAGCTGGCGGCATGGGCGGCCTGCAGTCCTACCCGGCCGGCTCCGTCAATGCCATGGGCACCATGCAGACTATGAACAATATGGCATTGAACAGAAACGCCATAGCCGAGCGCGAGAAGGCGTACAGACGAAGCTACACGCACGCCAAGCCGCCCTACTCCTACATCTCTCTCATCACCATGTCCATCCAGAGTTCTCCCAACAAGATGGTGACGTTGGCAGAAATCTACCAATTCATCATGGACTTGTTCCCCTACTACCGACAGAACCAGCAGCGTTGGCAGAACTCCATCAGACACAGTCTGTCCTTCAACGACTGTTTCGTCAAGGTGCCGCGCACCCCAGACCGTCCGGGCAAGGGCAGCTACTGGACGCTGCACCCTGAGGCTGGCAACATGTTCGAGAACGGCTGCTACCTTCGGAGACAGAAGCGCTTCAAGTGCGAGAAGAAACTAGCCATGAAGATGGCCCAGCAGCAGGCGGCACGCGACACCCCCAACCCCGGGACGGAGAACTCCGCCGTCTCGCCGACTACCACGGCGGAGCCCGCCAGCACACCCACGACAACGTCGAACGGTGCCTCAACCCTGCAGCCTCTCCAGCCCATCAACACGCCATCCCCCAACCCACAGGAGCAGCAGCAGCACCAGCATCATCAACAccaacaccaacaacaacatcagcagcAGCCGCAAGTCCAGACCACCCAGCCCCAGGACATGCAGCAGCACGCCCAACAACACCAGGGTCTCCCTGCGCGCCCCATCCCACAGCAGTCCTCCCTTCCCATGTCTATGGGCGGCTACTTCAGCCCAGAACACCTGCGGGCAGCTCACGGCTTCACCCATCCCTTCTCCATCTCCAACCTCATGTCTCAGGAACACAAGCCCGACTTGAAGGAGTACGCCGCCATGgggtactcaggctacaacTCCATGTCCCCGACAGGTGTGCCGAAAACGACCATGTCCATGGACAGCATGGGGACGGACTATTACCAAGGGTATGTTCCCCAGCATTCCCAACCTTCGTCTCTATAA